In a single window of the Oenanthe melanoleuca isolate GR-GAL-2019-014 chromosome 28, OMel1.0, whole genome shotgun sequence genome:
- the SUGP2 gene encoding SURP and G-patch domain-containing protein 2 isoform X1 produces MASRRITRETFEAVVQDKVKRYRDAAGDSSMHRFKAPPRPLPRPRYDADGRFNCQQEEWSEDPRDDYPLEEYPGETYPGPSYRPGSPLIRKENYFHGQFSRPAPRQREFGREYGRPAPQNREFGRGAVPNREYQQQNREYQQQNREYGQQNREYGRDRDYGQDYCWEGSGQHEPEFGSSDVLGDFRSPGLMEEEFGTVENQEYEEEEEEEFGGPDAEFRLRRGNVGRGRVLRGKRLTRGVVKPKGFKGDLKSPPKKWNVKKAQPGLEGKALEQPLDVAERPSGQRPLQQHPKVPPSHPLAAQRPVLRLPKPAHVFRNLSFDLVDKSDIFSTFGIEIIKWAGFHAIKNDAEFSRLFGALFELETETCAKMLASFKCSLRPEHRDYCFFTIKSLQHAALKTPKVDNEFLNMLLDKGAVKTKNCFFEIIKPFDKYIMRLQDRLLKGVTPLLMACNAYELSIKTNGFGNPREMANAFETTVSLCRKSLALLGQTFALASVFRQEKILEAVGLQEMAPAPTAFPNFDDSTLFGREYIENLKAWLEKSGYPIQMKKAEAEPTEQLKAASPDSKGPQRADRKILDTIEQLVTNMVSGTLSAKDRNAQKNCPEYWFLSDEESLEYKYFRLRLAEAQRRSLAPGSLRALLCARRVASIKRRLCRRRSRAGAGLRAARARRVRRAHTATQTGLRQQERSARNLPGPGGVTRSLPGPGGVTTNLPGPGGVTTNLPGPGGVTTKLPGPVGVTTKLPGPVGVTTKLPGPGGVTTNLPGPGGVTTNLSGPEGVTTKLPGPVDVTTKLPGPGGVTTKLPGPVGVSTKLPGPGGVTTKLSGPGLGVTSTPGGVTSTGGVTSALPGPALDVTSTLPGPGLGLTSTPGDVTSTGGVATNLPGPGLDVTTNLPGPVDVTTNLPGPGDVTTNLSGPGLGLTSTPGSVATNLPGPGLDVTSSSAGVTSTGGVTTALPGPGPGVSSALPGPGPGVSSALPGPGPGVSSSQVPEAGEGKAEAEELLLPLGSQFPDVDAKTMETAEKLAKFVAQVGPEIEQFSIENSADNPDLWFLQDQTSPAFKFYRMKVYELCPSITFTPEPTKPSQGTPELSEEEEEEEDDDEEEEEEAELEPPQAAGEEDEDDVAAGRRVAQLEEDLLPRPAEEGAAGEGRLSSPNLSAQAPGAPFPRKRVSSKSLKVGMIPASKRICLIEEPKVHEPVRIAYDRPRGCPVTKKKKKAKDLEFPQKRLSPRNVGFQMLQRMGWQEGHGLGSRGRGIREPVHLGATSAGEGLGVAGEENQEDAFDIFRQRMIQMYRQKRANK; encoded by the exons ATGGCCTCTCGCAGAATCACCCGTGAGACATTCGAGGCCGTGGTGCAGGATAAAGTTAAACGGTACCGCGATGCCGCGGGGGATTCCTCCATGCATCGTTTCAAAG CTCCCCCCAggccgctgccccggccccgctacGACGCCGACGGGAGGTTCAACTGCCAGCAGGAGGAGTGGAGCGAGGATCCCAGGGACGATTATCCCCTGGAGGAATATCCTGGAGAAACCTACCCCGGCCCTTCCTACCGACCCGGCAGCCCTTTAATCCGCAAGGAGAATTATTTCCACGGACAATtctcccgccccgccccgcggcaGCGGGAATTCGGCCGGGAGTACGGGCGGCCCGCCCCTCAAAACAGGGAATTTGGGCGTGGGGCTGTTCCCAACAGGGAATATCAACAGCAAAACCGGGAATATCAACAGCAAAACCGGGAGTACGGACAGCAAAACCGGGAGTACGGGCGGGACAGGGATTATGGGCAGGATTATTGCTGGGAGGGCAGCGGGCAGCACGAGCCAGAGTTTGGCTCTTCAGatgttttgggggattttaggTCGCCTGGGTTGATGGAGGAAGAGTTTGGCACCGTGGAAAATCAGGAAtatgaggaggaggaggaggaggagtttGGGGGGCCCGACGCTGAGTTCAGGCTGCGCCGGGGTAACgtgggcagggggagggtgTTGAGGGGGAAACGCCTCACCAGGGGGGTGGTGAAACCCAAAGGGTTCAAAGGAGACCTCAAAAGCCCCCCGAAGAAGTGGAATGTGAAgaaagcacagccagggctggagggcaaagctctggagcagcctctggACGTGGCCGAGCGCCCCTCCGGGCAGAGacccctccagcagcaccccaagGTGCCCCCCTCACACCCCCTGGCAGCGCAGAGACCCGTCCTGAGGCTGCCGAAACCCGCCCACGTCTTCAGGAACCTCAGCTTCGACCTGGTGGACAAATCAGACATTTTCTCCACCTTCGGCATCGAGATCATCAAGTGGGCGGGGTTCCACGCCATCAAGAACGACGCCGAGTTCTCGCGGCTCTTCGGGGCGCTCTTCGAGCTGGAGACCGAGACCTGTGCCAAAATGTTGGCGTCCTTCAAGTGCTCCCTGAGGCCGGAGCACAGGGATTATTGCTTCTTCACCATCAAGAGCCTGCAGCACGCCGCCCTGAAAACCCCCAAGGTGGATAATGAGTTTTTGAACATGCTGCTGGACAAGGGGGCGGTGAAAACTAAGAATTGCTTCTTTGAGATCATCAAACCTTTTGATAAGTACATCATGAGGCTGCAGGACCGGCTCCTGAAGGGGGTGACGCCCCTGCTGATGGCCTGCAACGCCTACGAGCTGAGCATCAAAACCAACGGCTTTGGCAACCCCAGGGAAATGGCCAACGCCTTCGAGACCAccgtgtccctgtgcaggaaatccctggctctgctgggccagACTTTTGCTCTGGCCTCTGTTTTCAGGCAGGAGAAAATCCTGGAGGccgtggggctgcaggagatggCGCCGGCGCCGACGGCGTTCCCCAATTTCGACGATTCCACCTTGTTCGGCAGGGAGTACATCGAGAACCTGAAGGCGTGGCTGGAGAAGAGCGGGTACCCCATCCAGATGAaaaaggcagaggcagagcccacagagcagctcaaaGCAGCTTCCCCCGACAGCAAAG GCCCCCAAAGAGCTGACAGGAAAATTTTGGACACAATTGAGCAGCTGGTGACCAACATGGTGTCAGGAACTTTATCTGCCAAAGACAGGAATGCTCAGAAGAATTGTCCTGAATATTG GTTCCTGTCAGATGAGGAGAGCCTGGAGTACAAATACTTCAGGCTGAGGCTGGCGGAGGCGCAGAGGAGGAGCCTGGCCCCGGGGTCGCTGCGGGCGCTGCTGTGCGCCAGGAGGGTGGCGAGCATCAAACggaggctctgcaggaggaggagcagagctggggctggcctgagggcagccagggccaggagggtgaggagggcacacacagccaccCAGActgggctgaggcagcaggagaggagtgCCAGGaacctgccaggacctgggggTGTGACCAGGAgcctgccaggacctgggggTGTGACCACAAAtctgccaggacctgggggTGTGACCACAAAtctgccaggacctgggggTGTGACCAcaaagctgccaggacctgtggGTGTGACCAcaaagctgccaggacctgtggGTGTGACCACCaagctgccaggacctgggggTGTCACCACCaacctgccaggacctgggggTGTGACCACAAACTTGTCAGGACCTGAGGGTGTGACCAcaaagctgccaggacctgtggATGTGACCAcaaagctgccaggacctgggggTGTGACCAcaaagctgccaggacctgtggGTGTGTCCACCaagctgccaggacctgggggTGTGACCACAAAGCTGTCAGGACCTGGCTTGGGTGTCACCTCAACCCCTGGAGGTGTCACCTCAACTGGAGGTGTGActtcagccctgccaggacctgccctgGATGTCACCTcaaccctgccaggacctggctTGGGTTTGACCTCAACCCCTGGAGATGTGACCTCAACTGGAGGTGTTGCTACaaacctgccaggacctggccTGGATGTCACTACaaacctgccaggacctgtggATGTCACTACaaacctgccaggacctggggaTGTGACCACAAACCTGTCAGGACCTGGCTTGGGTTTGACCTCAacccctggaagtgttgctacaaacctgccaggacctggtCTGGATGTGACCTCAAGCTCTGCAGGTGTCACCTCAACTGGAGGTgtcaccacagccctgccaggacctggccCAGGtgtgagctcagccctgccaggacctggccCAGGtgtgagctcagccctgccaggacctggccCAGGtgtcagcagctcccaggtgcccgaggcaggggagggaaaagcagaagctgaggagctgctgctgcccctgggatCTCAGTTCCCTGATG tggaTGCCAAAACCatggaaactgcagaaaaactTGCCAAGTTTGTGGCTCAGGTGGGACCAGAAATTGAACAGTTCAGCATTGAGAACAGTGCAGACAACCCTGACCTCTG gTTCCTCCAGGACCAAACCAGCCCTGCCTTCAAATTCTACAGGATGAAAGTTTATGAGCTGTGCCCCTCCATCACCTTCACCCCTGAACCCACCAAACCCTCCCAGGGAACCCCAGAACTCTccgaggaggaggaagaagaggaagacgacgatgaagaagaggaagaagaagcagAACTGGAGCCCCCCcaagctgcaggagaggaggatgaggatgatgtgGCAGCAGGAAGAAGGGTGGCTCAGCTGGAGGAGGATTTGCTCCCCAGGCCAGCAGAggagggggcagcaggggaggggcgACTCTCCAGCCCCAACCTGTCGGCGCAGGCGCCCGGCGCGCCCTTCCCACGCAAGAGGGTCAGCAGCAAATCCCTCAAGGTGGGCATGATCCCGGCCTCCAAGAGGATCTGCCTCATTGAGGAGCCCAAAG TGCATGAACCTGTCAGGATTGCTTATGACAGACCCCGGGGCTGCCCTgtcacaaagaagaaaaag aaagccAAGGATCTGGAGTTCCCCCAGAAgaggctgagccccaggaaCGTGGGGTTCCAGATGCTGCAGAGGATGGGATGGCAGGAGGGGCACGGCCTGGGCTCCAGGGGCAGGGGCATCAGGGAGCCCGTGCACCT gggTGCAACCTCTGCAGGGGAAGGTTTGGGAGTGGCAGGGGAGGAGAATCAAGAAGATGCTTTTGATATTTTTCGTCAGAGAATGATCCAAATGTACCGACAGAAAAGGGCAAACAAATAG
- the SUGP2 gene encoding SURP and G-patch domain-containing protein 2 isoform X2, with translation MASRRITRETFEAVVQDKVKRYRDAAGDSSMHRFKAPPRPLPRPRYDADGRFNCQQEEWSEDPRDDYPLEEYPGETYPGPSYRPGSPLIRKENYFHGQFSRPAPRQREFGREYGRPAPQNREFGRGAVPNREYQQQNREYQQQNREYGQQNREYGRDRDYGQDYCWEGSGQHEPEFGSSDVLGDFRSPGLMEEEFGTVENQEYEEEEEEEFGGPDAEFRLRRGNVGRGRVLRGKRLTRGVVKPKGFKGDLKSPPKKWNVKKAQPGLEGKALEQPLDVAERPSGQRPLQQHPKVPPSHPLAAQRPVLRLPKPAHVFRNLSFDLVDKSDIFSTFGIEIIKWAGFHAIKNDAEFSRLFGALFELETETCAKMLASFKCSLRPEHRDYCFFTIKSLQHAALKTPKVDNEFLNMLLDKGAVKTKNCFFEIIKPFDKYIMRLQDRLLKGVTPLLMACNAYELSIKTNGFGNPREMANAFETTVSLCRKSLALLGQTFALASVFRQEKILEAVGLQEMAPAPTAFPNFDDSTLFGREYIENLKAWLEKSGYPIQMKKAEAEPTEQLKAASPDSKGPQRADRKILDTIEQLVTNMVSGTLSAKDRNAQKNCPEYWFLSDEESLEYKYFRLRLAEAQRRSLAPGSLRALLCARRVASIKRRLCRRRSRAGAGLRAARARRVRRAHTATQTGLRQQERSARNLPGPGGVTRSLPGPGGVTTNLPGPGGVTTNLPGPGGVTTKLPGPVGVTTKLPGPVGVTTKLPGPGGVTTNLPGPGGVTTNLSGPEGVTTKLPGPVDVTTKLPGPGGVTTKLPGPVGVSTKLPGPGGVTTKLSGPGLGVTSTPGGVTSTGGVTSALPGPALDVTSTLPGPGLGLTSTPGDVTSTGGVATNLPGPGLDVTTNLPGPVDVTTNLPGPGDVTTNLSGPGLGLTSTPGSVATNLPGPGLDVTSSSAGVTSTGGVTTALPGPGPGVSSALPGPGPGVSSSQVPEAGEGKAEAEELLLPLGSQFPDVDAKTMETAEKLAKFVAQVGPEIEQFSIENSADNPDLWFLQDQTSPAFKFYRMKVYELCPSITFTPEPTKPSQGTPELSEEEEEEEDDDEEEEEEAELEPPQAAGEEDEDDVAAGRRVAQLEEDLLPRPAEEGAAGEGRLSSPNLSAQAPGAPFPRKRVSSKSLKVGMIPASKRICLIEEPKVHEPVRIAYDRPRGCPVTKKKKKAKDLEFPQKRLSPRNVGFQMLQRMGWQEGHGLGSRGRGIREPVHLGATSAGEGLGVAGEENQEDAFDIFRQRMIQMYRQKRANK, from the exons ATGGCCTCTCGCAGAATCACCCGTGAGACATTCGAGGCCGTGGTGCAGGATAAAGTTAAACGGTACCGCGATGCCGCGGGGGATTCCTCCATGCATCGTTTCAAAG CTCCCCCCAggccgctgccccggccccgctacGACGCCGACGGGAGGTTCAACTGCCAGCAGGAGGAGTGGAGCGAGGATCCCAGGGACGATTATCCCCTGGAGGAATATCCTGGAGAAACCTACCCCGGCCCTTCCTACCGACCCGGCAGCCCTTTAATCCGCAAGGAGAATTATTTCCACGGACAATtctcccgccccgccccgcggcaGCGGGAATTCGGCCGGGAGTACGGGCGGCCCGCCCCTCAAAACAGGGAATTTGGGCGTGGGGCTGTTCCCAACAGGGAATATCAACAGCAAAACCGGGAATATCAACAGCAAAACCGGGAGTACGGACAGCAAAACCGGGAGTACGGGCGGGACAGGGATTATGGGCAGGATTATTGCTGGGAGGGCAGCGGGCAGCACGAGCCAGAGTTTGGCTCTTCAGatgttttgggggattttaggTCGCCTGGGTTGATGGAGGAAGAGTTTGGCACCGTGGAAAATCAGGAAtatgaggaggaggaggaggaggagtttGGGGGGCCCGACGCTGAGTTCAGGCTGCGCCGGGGTAACgtgggcagggggagggtgTTGAGGGGGAAACGCCTCACCAGGGGGGTGGTGAAACCCAAAGGGTTCAAAGGAGACCTCAAAAGCCCCCCGAAGAAGTGGAATGTGAAgaaagcacagccagggctggagggcaaagctctggagcagcctctggACGTGGCCGAGCGCCCCTCCGGGCAGAGacccctccagcagcaccccaagGTGCCCCCCTCACACCCCCTGGCAGCGCAGAGACCCGTCCTGAGGCTGCCGAAACCCGCCCACGTCTTCAGGAACCTCAGCTTCGACCTGGTGGACAAATCAGACATTTTCTCCACCTTCGGCATCGAGATCATCAAGTGGGCGGGGTTCCACGCCATCAAGAACGACGCCGAGTTCTCGCGGCTCTTCGGGGCGCTCTTCGAGCTGGAGACCGAGACCTGTGCCAAAATGTTGGCGTCCTTCAAGTGCTCCCTGAGGCCGGAGCACAGGGATTATTGCTTCTTCACCATCAAGAGCCTGCAGCACGCCGCCCTGAAAACCCCCAAGGTGGATAATGAGTTTTTGAACATGCTGCTGGACAAGGGGGCGGTGAAAACTAAGAATTGCTTCTTTGAGATCATCAAACCTTTTGATAAGTACATCATGAGGCTGCAGGACCGGCTCCTGAAGGGGGTGACGCCCCTGCTGATGGCCTGCAACGCCTACGAGCTGAGCATCAAAACCAACGGCTTTGGCAACCCCAGGGAAATGGCCAACGCCTTCGAGACCAccgtgtccctgtgcaggaaatccctggctctgctgggccagACTTTTGCTCTGGCCTCTGTTTTCAGGCAGGAGAAAATCCTGGAGGccgtggggctgcaggagatggCGCCGGCGCCGACGGCGTTCCCCAATTTCGACGATTCCACCTTGTTCGGCAGGGAGTACATCGAGAACCTGAAGGCGTGGCTGGAGAAGAGCGGGTACCCCATCCAGATGAaaaaggcagaggcagagcccacagagcagctcaaaGCAGCTTCCCCCGACAGCAAAG GCCCCCAAAGAGCTGACAGGAAAATTTTGGACACAATTGAGCAGCTGGTGACCAACATGGTGTCAGGAACTTTATCTGCCAAAGACAGGAATGCTCAGAAGAATTGTCCTGAATATTG GTTCCTGTCAGATGAGGAGAGCCTGGAGTACAAATACTTCAGGCTGAGGCTGGCGGAGGCGCAGAGGAGGAGCCTGGCCCCGGGGTCGCTGCGGGCGCTGCTGTGCGCCAGGAGGGTGGCGAGCATCAAACggaggctctgcaggaggaggagcagagctggggctggcctgagggcagccagggccaggagggtgaggagggcacacacagccaccCAGActgggctgaggcagcaggagaggagtgCCAGGaacctgccaggacctgggggTGTGACCAGGAgcctgccaggacctgggggTGTGACCACAAAtctgccaggacctgggggTGTGACCACAAAtctgccaggacctgggggTGTGACCAcaaagctgccaggacctgtggGTGTGACCAcaaagctgccaggacctgtggGTGTGACCACCaagctgccaggacctgggggTGTCACCACCaacctgccaggacctgggggTGTGACCACAAACTTGTCAGGACCTGAGGGTGTGACCAcaaagctgccaggacctgtggATGTGACCAcaaagctgccaggacctgggggTGTGACCAcaaagctgccaggacctgtggGTGTGTCCACCaagctgccaggacctgggggTGTGACCACAAAGCTGTCAGGACCTGGCTTGGGTGTCACCTCAACCCCTGGAGGTGTCACCTCAACTGGAGGTGTGActtcagccctgccaggacctgccctgGATGTCACCTcaaccctgccaggacctggctTGGGTTTGACCTCAACCCCTGGAGATGTGACCTCAACTGGAGGTGTTGCTACaaacctgccaggacctggccTGGATGTCACTACaaacctgccaggacctgtggATGTCACTACaaacctgccaggacctggggaTGTGACCACAAACCTGTCAGGACCTGGCTTGGGTTTGACCTCAacccctggaagtgttgctacaaacctgccaggacctggtCTGGATGTGACCTCAAGCTCTGCAGGTGTCACCTCAACTGGAGGTgtcaccacagccctgccaggacctggccCAGGtgtgagctcagccctgccaggacctggccCAG GtgtcagcagctcccaggtgcccgaggcaggggagggaaaagcagaagctgaggagctgctgctgcccctgggatCTCAGTTCCCTGATG tggaTGCCAAAACCatggaaactgcagaaaaactTGCCAAGTTTGTGGCTCAGGTGGGACCAGAAATTGAACAGTTCAGCATTGAGAACAGTGCAGACAACCCTGACCTCTG gTTCCTCCAGGACCAAACCAGCCCTGCCTTCAAATTCTACAGGATGAAAGTTTATGAGCTGTGCCCCTCCATCACCTTCACCCCTGAACCCACCAAACCCTCCCAGGGAACCCCAGAACTCTccgaggaggaggaagaagaggaagacgacgatgaagaagaggaagaagaagcagAACTGGAGCCCCCCcaagctgcaggagaggaggatgaggatgatgtgGCAGCAGGAAGAAGGGTGGCTCAGCTGGAGGAGGATTTGCTCCCCAGGCCAGCAGAggagggggcagcaggggaggggcgACTCTCCAGCCCCAACCTGTCGGCGCAGGCGCCCGGCGCGCCCTTCCCACGCAAGAGGGTCAGCAGCAAATCCCTCAAGGTGGGCATGATCCCGGCCTCCAAGAGGATCTGCCTCATTGAGGAGCCCAAAG TGCATGAACCTGTCAGGATTGCTTATGACAGACCCCGGGGCTGCCCTgtcacaaagaagaaaaag aaagccAAGGATCTGGAGTTCCCCCAGAAgaggctgagccccaggaaCGTGGGGTTCCAGATGCTGCAGAGGATGGGATGGCAGGAGGGGCACGGCCTGGGCTCCAGGGGCAGGGGCATCAGGGAGCCCGTGCACCT gggTGCAACCTCTGCAGGGGAAGGTTTGGGAGTGGCAGGGGAGGAGAATCAAGAAGATGCTTTTGATATTTTTCGTCAGAGAATGATCCAAATGTACCGACAGAAAAGGGCAAACAAATAG